From the genome of Tachysurus vachellii isolate PV-2020 chromosome 2, HZAU_Pvac_v1, whole genome shotgun sequence, one region includes:
- the rapgef2a gene encoding rap guanine nucleotide exchange factor 2 isoform X1: MASYVDSSFRQAIMKNPSERTQQDLQIVYSYLHGMEALSNLREHQLRLMCETVRYEHHEANEVLYYPDDIGTCWYILLSGSVFIKESMFLPRSSFGKRSAGSLRRGCECIVLEASEMIVVDYMEDSEEYFHRQASHRQSRRRFRKINQRGERQTIIDTVEHYPVNKPPLPPGYHTESSKSQLPADFTKLHLSDGLHLHMSSSQSRSSIASDSGSSSLSDIYQATESDCGDVDLSGLPETAVDSDDDDDDEEVGRSADPLMSRDIVRDCLEKDPADRTDDDIEQLLEFVQQLPAFSSLSVSVRRALCAVMVFAVVERAGTIVLNHGEELDSWSVILNGAVEVIYPDDQCETVGMGGSFGVSPTMKKELMVGVMKTKVDDCQFVCIAQQDYCCILNQVELNTQRVEEEGEIVMVKEHRELDRTGTRKGHIVVKGTPERLIQHLVEDHSVVDPTYIEDFLLTYRTFVSSPLIVGQRLLDWFNDPGLRDKVTRVVLLWVNNHFSDFEGDPGMTAFLEEFQNNLEKEKMSGQLRLLNIACAAKAKSRIVTITRPSREQPLPFTLMGGAERGTHLFISSVDAGSKAEEAGLKRGDQILEVNGQTFENVHLSKATEILKNNIQLSMSVKTNLLVFKELVARMAEELKNGVPHIPKIGDGKKSSRYSVPDLGVDAGFVSQEKVSKKAKAHTMGGRNKLMKILDKTRISILPQKPYSDLGLGQTQDDSIVGLRQAKQVPPTTTMTGSLSSSNPDLAQGQQRIIDYSMQPPAPGFTQLQDQVLRVFKADQQSRYLLINRDMTAREAANQAIREFGLTAGPEAYSLCEVSVTPEGVTKQRRLPDQLNKLADRIQLCARYYLKSNMETETLCSDVEAQELQRESQVYLLSLSSTEIANQLSARNYSLFASIEPTDYITDLFKLRPHEPSVNLRNFEDLVNQETFWVAAEIVRESNQAKRMKIIKHFIKVALHCRECKNFNSMFAIISGLNLAPVSRLRATWERLPAKYEKLFAELQEVFDPSRNMAKYRNLLNKHNLQPPIIPLFPVIKKDLTFLHEGNNSKVDGLVNFEKLRMIAREIRHVVRLASVTMDPALLFRTRKKKWRSLGSLSQVSSSSLSEGTVGHRRRGRRSSFLSAKKLYETELMSRRVRQYLDMLTYESDEEALHDLSLQWEPANNTGHKSTVEKRRVDASPATPRSPTPKNIPRKKPPPKEAFAAHTPGSHHAEEGQDRQRRPQEDSQSNASSLRSSPPAFTGNSSRKGPDQLSLLSSSSSDLITSDVHVHPHTHAPSHTRTCSQTPHPHRTELDQISLGSYSLTQDQCDRASLDAADSGRGSWTSCSSGSHDNIQSIPQRIGYYDSRSWETLSEGPGIGRSQSATPLGYWADESEGDTGTIKRRGGKDEVPNVQKSTTSRREGNFREPPPTPPGYTARSLAEVEELGHNNHNLIHSHTHGRRPPDYNTALQRSRLIKRSLDLEPPPQPRPPTRMHGYTHCPTPRRPPCDENEQISAV, translated from the exons GATCTTCAGATCGTCTACTCGTACCTGCATGGGATGGAAGCGCTGTCTAACCTGAGAGAACACCAGCTCAG gTTGATGTGTGAAACAGTTCGCTATGAGCATCATGAAGCCAATGAGGTTTTATACTA ccCTGACGACATCGGGACCTGCTGGTACATCTTACTGTCTGGCTCGGTTTTCATTAAGGAGTCCATGTTCCTTCCACGCAGCAG ttTTGGGAAACGTTCTGCAGGGAGTTTGCGGCGAGGCTGTGAGTGCATCGTACTCGAGGCCTCTGAAATGAtcgtg GTGGACTATATGGAGGACAGTGAGGAGTACTTTCACAGGCAGGCGTCACATCGGCAGTCCAGGAGAAGGTTTCGGAAAATAAATCAACGTGGAGAGAGGCAGACCATCATCGACACGGTCGAGCATTATCCAGTTAACaagcctcctcttcctccaggCTATCACACG GAATCTTCCAAATCTCAG CTTCCTGCGGATTTCACTAAGCTCCACCTCTCAGACGGTCTGCACCTCCACATGTCCTCGAGTCAGTCTCGATCCAGTATTGCTAGTGACTCAGGAAGCAGCAGCCTATCAGATATTTACCAG GCTACAGAGAGCGATTGCGGCGACGTGGATCTTAGCGGATTGCCGGAGACGGCGGTGGATTCGGATGACGATGACGACGACGAAGAAGTGGGGAGATCGGCGGACCCCCTCATGAGCCGAGACATCGTGAGGGACTGCCTGGAAAAAGACCCCGCAGACCGTACAGACGATGACATCG AGCAGTTACTGGAGTTTGTGCAGCAGCTCCCGGCGTTCTCCAGCCTCAGCGTGTCTGTGAGGCGAGCGCTGTGTGCCGTCATGGTGTTTGCCGTGGTGGAGCGTGCCGGAACTATCGTGCTGAACCACGGCGAGGAG CTGGACTCATGGTCAGTAATCCTGAACGGAGCCGTGGAGGTGATTTATCCGGATGACCAGTGCGAGACTGTAGGGATGGGTGGCAGCTTCGGCGTCTCTCCCACCATGAAGAAAGAGCTGATGGTTGGCGTCATGAAGACTAAAGTAGATGACTGTCAG tttgtgtgtatagCGCAGCAAGACTACTGCTGCATCCTGAATCAGGTGGAACTGAACACACAGCgtgtggaggaggagggagagatcGTAATGGTGAAAGAACACCGAGAACTCGACCGCACAGGAACCCGCAAGGGACACATCGTTGTTAAG GGCACCCCGGAGCGGCTCATTCAACATTTAGTAGAGGACCATTCTGTGGTAGACCCAACATACATTGAAGACTTTCTGCTGACCTACCGCACCTTCGTGTCCAGTCCTCTTATTGTGGGCCAAAGACTTTTGGACTGGTTCAATGACCCCGGTTTACGTGACAAG GTGACACGGGTCGTGTTACTTTGGGTTAACAATCACTTCAGTGACTTCGAGGGAGACCCGGGTATGACGGCCTTCCTGGAGGAGTTTCAGAATAATCTAGAAAAAGAA AAAATGAGCGGTCAGTTGAGATTGCTCAACATCGCATGCGCCGCCAAGGCTAAGTCTCGAATAGTTACCATCACAAGGCCTTCTCGAGAGCAGCCCCTCCCCTTTACGCTTATGGGCGGGGCTGAGAGAGGAACACACCTGTTCATTAGCTCTGTAGATGCGGGCAGCAAGgcagaggaggcggggcttaagcGTGGGGACCAG ATCTTGGAGGTGAACGGGCAGACGTTCGAGAATGTACATCTGTCCAAAGCCACCGAGATTCTCAAGAACAACATTCAACTGTCCATGAGCGTCAAGACCAACCTTCTGG TGTTTAAGGAGCTGGTGGCACGAATGGCAGAGGAACTGAAAAACGGGGTTCCTCACATTCCTAAGATCGGTGACGGAAAGAAAAGCTCGCGCTACTCCGTCCCCGATCTTGGAGTCGATGCTGGGTTCGTGTCTCAAGAGAAGGTTAGCAAGAAGGCTAAAGCTCACACAATGGGTGGCCGCAACAAACTGATGAAGATTCTGGACAAAACGCGCATCAGCATTCTACCTCAAAAACCATACAG TGACCTCGGACTGGGGCAGACCCAGGATGACAGCATCGTAGGCTTGAGGCAGGCCAAGCAGGTTCCGCCCACCACGACAATGACTGGAAGCTTGTCATCTAGCAACCCTGACTTGGCACAGGGCCAACAGCGCATCATTGACTACAGCATGCAGCCACCTG CACCTGGATTCACTC AGCTACAAGATCAGGTGCTGCGAGTGTTCAAGGCTGATCAACAGAGTCGCTACCTGCTGATAAACAGGGACATGACTGCAAGAGAGGCGGCCAACCAGGCGATCCGCGAGTTCGGCCTGACCGCCGGCCCTGAAGCATATTCACTGTGCGAGGTGTCCGTTACACCAGAGGGTGTCACCAAACAGAGGAGACTTCCAGATCAGCTCAATAAACTGGCTGACAGGATTCAGCTCTGTGCAAG GTACTACCTTAAGAGCAACATGGAGACAGAGACGCTGTGCTCGGACGTGGAGGCCCAAGAACTGCAACGAGAATCTCAGGTTTATCTGTTATCTCTGAGCTCGACGGAAATAGCCAATCAGCTCTCAGCACGCAACTACTCGCTCTTCGCCAGCATCGAGCCCACTGACTACATCACAGACCTCTTCAAGCTGCGTCCACATGAGCCGTCAGTCAACCTTCGCAACTTCGAAGACCTAGTCAACCAGGAGACCTTCTGGGTCGCCGCGGAGATTGTGCGGGAATCCAACCAGGCCAAAAGGATGAAGATCATCAAGCACTTCATCAAAGTTGCCCTTCATTGTCGTGAATGCAAAAACTTTAACTCCATGTTCGCAATAATCAG TGGGCTGAATCTTGCTCCTGTGTCACGACTGCGGGCTACATGGGAACGTCTGCCTGCTAAATACGAAAAGCTGTTTGCTGAACTGCAGGAGGTCTTTGACCCATCGCGCAACATGGCCAAATACCGCAACCTACTGAACAAGCACAATCTCCAACCACCCATCATTCCCCTTTTCCCTGTCATAAAAAAAGACCTCACCTTCCTCCACGAGG GTAACAACTCTAAAGTGGACGGACTGGTCAATTTCGAGAAACTGAGAATGATCGCACGAGAGATCAGGCACGTGGTTCGATTGGCGTCGGTCACCATGGACCCAGCGCTACTTTTCAGGACGAG GAAGAAAAAATGGAGGAGTCTTGG gtctCTGAGTCAGGTGAGCAGCTCCTCGTTGTCTGAGGGGACGGTGGGTCACAGGCGGAGAGGCAGACGGAGCTCCTTCCTCAGCGCCAAAAAGCTCTACGAGACAGAGTTAATGAGCAGACGAGTGCGCCAGTACCTTGACATGCTCACATACGAGAGTGATGAAGAAGCCTTACATGACCTATCGCTGCAGTGGGAGCCTGCCAACAACACTG GTCATAAGAGCACTGTGGAAAAAAGGCGAGTTGATGCGTCTCCAGCAACGCCAAGAAGCCCCACTCCAAAGAATATTCCTCGAAAGAAGCCGCCACCAAAAGAAGCTTTTG ctgcacATACACCCGGGTCTCACCACGCAGAAGAGGGCcaggacagacagagaagacCACAGGAAGACAGCCAATCAAATGCTTCCTCTCTCAGATCGTCCCCACCCGCTTTCACTGGCAACTCATCCAGAAAAG gaCCCGATCAGCTGAGTCTACTGAGTTCCTCATCATCTGACCTGATCACATCAGACGTCCACgtccacccccacacacacgccccgtctcacacacgcacatgttCACAGACTCCTCACCCACACCGGACAGAGCTAGATCAAATCAGTCTCGG aTCTTATTCATTGACCCAGGACCAGTGTGACCGTGCCTCATTGGATGCTGCCGACAGTGGGCGGGGCAGCTGGACCTCCTGCTCCAGTGGCTCTCATGACAACATCCAGAGCATCCCTCAGCGCATTGGTTACTATGACAGCCGCAGCTGGGAGACGCTGTCGGAGGGGCCTGGCATTGGGCGGAGCCAGTCTGCCACACCCCTTGGCTACTGGGCCGACGAATCGGAGGGTGACACGGGCACAATCAAGCGACGAGGGGGAAAGGACGAAGTGCCGAACGTGCAAAAAAGCACTACGAGTCGGAGGGAGGGGAATTTCAGAGAGCCTCCACCCACTCCACCTGGGTACACCGCTCGGTCCTTGGCTGAGGTCGAGGAACTCGGTCATAATAACCATAATCTAATCCACAGTCACACTCATGGCCGACGCCCACCTGATTACAACACAGCCTTGCAGAGGTCCCGCCTTATTAAGAGGTCATTGGATTTAGAACCTCCACCACAGCCACGCCCGCCCACCCGTATGCATggatacactcactgtcctacGCCGCGGCGACCACCTTGTGATG AAAATGAGCAGATATCTGCCGTGTGA
- the rapgef2a gene encoding rap guanine nucleotide exchange factor 2 isoform X2, with protein sequence MASYVDSSFRQAIMKNPSERTQQDLQIVYSYLHGMEALSNLREHQLRLMCETVRYEHHEANEVLYYPDDIGTCWYILLSGSVFIKESMFLPRSSFGKRSAGSLRRGCECIVLEASEMIVVDYMEDSEEYFHRQASHRQSRRRFRKINQRGERQTIIDTVEHYPVNKPPLPPGYHTESSKSQLPADFTKLHLSDGLHLHMSSSQSRSSIASDSGSSSLSDIYQATESDCGDVDLSGLPETAVDSDDDDDDEEVGRSADPLMSRDIVRDCLEKDPADRTDDDIEQLLEFVQQLPAFSSLSVSVRRALCAVMVFAVVERAGTIVLNHGEELDSWSVILNGAVEVIYPDDQCETVGMGGSFGVSPTMKKELMVGVMKTKVDDCQFVCIAQQDYCCILNQVELNTQRVEEEGEIVMVKEHRELDRTGTRKGHIVVKGTPERLIQHLVEDHSVVDPTYIEDFLLTYRTFVSSPLIVGQRLLDWFNDPGLRDKVTRVVLLWVNNHFSDFEGDPGMTAFLEEFQNNLEKEKMSGQLRLLNIACAAKAKSRIVTITRPSREQPLPFTLMGGAERGTHLFISSVDAGSKAEEAGLKRGDQILEVNGQTFENVHLSKATEILKNNIQLSMSVKTNLLVFKELVARMAEELKNGVPHIPKIGDGKKSSRYSVPDLGVDAGFVSQEKVSKKAKAHTMGGRNKLMKILDKTRISILPQKPYSDLGLGQTQDDSIVGLRQAKQVPPTTTMTGSLSSSNPDLAQGQQRIIDYSMQPPELQDQVLRVFKADQQSRYLLINRDMTAREAANQAIREFGLTAGPEAYSLCEVSVTPEGVTKQRRLPDQLNKLADRIQLCARYYLKSNMETETLCSDVEAQELQRESQVYLLSLSSTEIANQLSARNYSLFASIEPTDYITDLFKLRPHEPSVNLRNFEDLVNQETFWVAAEIVRESNQAKRMKIIKHFIKVALHCRECKNFNSMFAIISGLNLAPVSRLRATWERLPAKYEKLFAELQEVFDPSRNMAKYRNLLNKHNLQPPIIPLFPVIKKDLTFLHEGNNSKVDGLVNFEKLRMIAREIRHVVRLASVTMDPALLFRTRKKKWRSLGSLSQVSSSSLSEGTVGHRRRGRRSSFLSAKKLYETELMSRRVRQYLDMLTYESDEEALHDLSLQWEPANNTGHKSTVEKRRVDASPATPRSPTPKNIPRKKPPPKEAFAAHTPGSHHAEEGQDRQRRPQEDSQSNASSLRSSPPAFTGNSSRKGPDQLSLLSSSSSDLITSDVHVHPHTHAPSHTRTCSQTPHPHRTELDQISLGSYSLTQDQCDRASLDAADSGRGSWTSCSSGSHDNIQSIPQRIGYYDSRSWETLSEGPGIGRSQSATPLGYWADESEGDTGTIKRRGGKDEVPNVQKSTTSRREGNFREPPPTPPGYTARSLAEVEELGHNNHNLIHSHTHGRRPPDYNTALQRSRLIKRSLDLEPPPQPRPPTRMHGYTHCPTPRRPPCDENEQISAV encoded by the exons GATCTTCAGATCGTCTACTCGTACCTGCATGGGATGGAAGCGCTGTCTAACCTGAGAGAACACCAGCTCAG gTTGATGTGTGAAACAGTTCGCTATGAGCATCATGAAGCCAATGAGGTTTTATACTA ccCTGACGACATCGGGACCTGCTGGTACATCTTACTGTCTGGCTCGGTTTTCATTAAGGAGTCCATGTTCCTTCCACGCAGCAG ttTTGGGAAACGTTCTGCAGGGAGTTTGCGGCGAGGCTGTGAGTGCATCGTACTCGAGGCCTCTGAAATGAtcgtg GTGGACTATATGGAGGACAGTGAGGAGTACTTTCACAGGCAGGCGTCACATCGGCAGTCCAGGAGAAGGTTTCGGAAAATAAATCAACGTGGAGAGAGGCAGACCATCATCGACACGGTCGAGCATTATCCAGTTAACaagcctcctcttcctccaggCTATCACACG GAATCTTCCAAATCTCAG CTTCCTGCGGATTTCACTAAGCTCCACCTCTCAGACGGTCTGCACCTCCACATGTCCTCGAGTCAGTCTCGATCCAGTATTGCTAGTGACTCAGGAAGCAGCAGCCTATCAGATATTTACCAG GCTACAGAGAGCGATTGCGGCGACGTGGATCTTAGCGGATTGCCGGAGACGGCGGTGGATTCGGATGACGATGACGACGACGAAGAAGTGGGGAGATCGGCGGACCCCCTCATGAGCCGAGACATCGTGAGGGACTGCCTGGAAAAAGACCCCGCAGACCGTACAGACGATGACATCG AGCAGTTACTGGAGTTTGTGCAGCAGCTCCCGGCGTTCTCCAGCCTCAGCGTGTCTGTGAGGCGAGCGCTGTGTGCCGTCATGGTGTTTGCCGTGGTGGAGCGTGCCGGAACTATCGTGCTGAACCACGGCGAGGAG CTGGACTCATGGTCAGTAATCCTGAACGGAGCCGTGGAGGTGATTTATCCGGATGACCAGTGCGAGACTGTAGGGATGGGTGGCAGCTTCGGCGTCTCTCCCACCATGAAGAAAGAGCTGATGGTTGGCGTCATGAAGACTAAAGTAGATGACTGTCAG tttgtgtgtatagCGCAGCAAGACTACTGCTGCATCCTGAATCAGGTGGAACTGAACACACAGCgtgtggaggaggagggagagatcGTAATGGTGAAAGAACACCGAGAACTCGACCGCACAGGAACCCGCAAGGGACACATCGTTGTTAAG GGCACCCCGGAGCGGCTCATTCAACATTTAGTAGAGGACCATTCTGTGGTAGACCCAACATACATTGAAGACTTTCTGCTGACCTACCGCACCTTCGTGTCCAGTCCTCTTATTGTGGGCCAAAGACTTTTGGACTGGTTCAATGACCCCGGTTTACGTGACAAG GTGACACGGGTCGTGTTACTTTGGGTTAACAATCACTTCAGTGACTTCGAGGGAGACCCGGGTATGACGGCCTTCCTGGAGGAGTTTCAGAATAATCTAGAAAAAGAA AAAATGAGCGGTCAGTTGAGATTGCTCAACATCGCATGCGCCGCCAAGGCTAAGTCTCGAATAGTTACCATCACAAGGCCTTCTCGAGAGCAGCCCCTCCCCTTTACGCTTATGGGCGGGGCTGAGAGAGGAACACACCTGTTCATTAGCTCTGTAGATGCGGGCAGCAAGgcagaggaggcggggcttaagcGTGGGGACCAG ATCTTGGAGGTGAACGGGCAGACGTTCGAGAATGTACATCTGTCCAAAGCCACCGAGATTCTCAAGAACAACATTCAACTGTCCATGAGCGTCAAGACCAACCTTCTGG TGTTTAAGGAGCTGGTGGCACGAATGGCAGAGGAACTGAAAAACGGGGTTCCTCACATTCCTAAGATCGGTGACGGAAAGAAAAGCTCGCGCTACTCCGTCCCCGATCTTGGAGTCGATGCTGGGTTCGTGTCTCAAGAGAAGGTTAGCAAGAAGGCTAAAGCTCACACAATGGGTGGCCGCAACAAACTGATGAAGATTCTGGACAAAACGCGCATCAGCATTCTACCTCAAAAACCATACAG TGACCTCGGACTGGGGCAGACCCAGGATGACAGCATCGTAGGCTTGAGGCAGGCCAAGCAGGTTCCGCCCACCACGACAATGACTGGAAGCTTGTCATCTAGCAACCCTGACTTGGCACAGGGCCAACAGCGCATCATTGACTACAGCATGCAGCCACCTG AGCTACAAGATCAGGTGCTGCGAGTGTTCAAGGCTGATCAACAGAGTCGCTACCTGCTGATAAACAGGGACATGACTGCAAGAGAGGCGGCCAACCAGGCGATCCGCGAGTTCGGCCTGACCGCCGGCCCTGAAGCATATTCACTGTGCGAGGTGTCCGTTACACCAGAGGGTGTCACCAAACAGAGGAGACTTCCAGATCAGCTCAATAAACTGGCTGACAGGATTCAGCTCTGTGCAAG GTACTACCTTAAGAGCAACATGGAGACAGAGACGCTGTGCTCGGACGTGGAGGCCCAAGAACTGCAACGAGAATCTCAGGTTTATCTGTTATCTCTGAGCTCGACGGAAATAGCCAATCAGCTCTCAGCACGCAACTACTCGCTCTTCGCCAGCATCGAGCCCACTGACTACATCACAGACCTCTTCAAGCTGCGTCCACATGAGCCGTCAGTCAACCTTCGCAACTTCGAAGACCTAGTCAACCAGGAGACCTTCTGGGTCGCCGCGGAGATTGTGCGGGAATCCAACCAGGCCAAAAGGATGAAGATCATCAAGCACTTCATCAAAGTTGCCCTTCATTGTCGTGAATGCAAAAACTTTAACTCCATGTTCGCAATAATCAG TGGGCTGAATCTTGCTCCTGTGTCACGACTGCGGGCTACATGGGAACGTCTGCCTGCTAAATACGAAAAGCTGTTTGCTGAACTGCAGGAGGTCTTTGACCCATCGCGCAACATGGCCAAATACCGCAACCTACTGAACAAGCACAATCTCCAACCACCCATCATTCCCCTTTTCCCTGTCATAAAAAAAGACCTCACCTTCCTCCACGAGG GTAACAACTCTAAAGTGGACGGACTGGTCAATTTCGAGAAACTGAGAATGATCGCACGAGAGATCAGGCACGTGGTTCGATTGGCGTCGGTCACCATGGACCCAGCGCTACTTTTCAGGACGAG GAAGAAAAAATGGAGGAGTCTTGG gtctCTGAGTCAGGTGAGCAGCTCCTCGTTGTCTGAGGGGACGGTGGGTCACAGGCGGAGAGGCAGACGGAGCTCCTTCCTCAGCGCCAAAAAGCTCTACGAGACAGAGTTAATGAGCAGACGAGTGCGCCAGTACCTTGACATGCTCACATACGAGAGTGATGAAGAAGCCTTACATGACCTATCGCTGCAGTGGGAGCCTGCCAACAACACTG GTCATAAGAGCACTGTGGAAAAAAGGCGAGTTGATGCGTCTCCAGCAACGCCAAGAAGCCCCACTCCAAAGAATATTCCTCGAAAGAAGCCGCCACCAAAAGAAGCTTTTG ctgcacATACACCCGGGTCTCACCACGCAGAAGAGGGCcaggacagacagagaagacCACAGGAAGACAGCCAATCAAATGCTTCCTCTCTCAGATCGTCCCCACCCGCTTTCACTGGCAACTCATCCAGAAAAG gaCCCGATCAGCTGAGTCTACTGAGTTCCTCATCATCTGACCTGATCACATCAGACGTCCACgtccacccccacacacacgccccgtctcacacacgcacatgttCACAGACTCCTCACCCACACCGGACAGAGCTAGATCAAATCAGTCTCGG aTCTTATTCATTGACCCAGGACCAGTGTGACCGTGCCTCATTGGATGCTGCCGACAGTGGGCGGGGCAGCTGGACCTCCTGCTCCAGTGGCTCTCATGACAACATCCAGAGCATCCCTCAGCGCATTGGTTACTATGACAGCCGCAGCTGGGAGACGCTGTCGGAGGGGCCTGGCATTGGGCGGAGCCAGTCTGCCACACCCCTTGGCTACTGGGCCGACGAATCGGAGGGTGACACGGGCACAATCAAGCGACGAGGGGGAAAGGACGAAGTGCCGAACGTGCAAAAAAGCACTACGAGTCGGAGGGAGGGGAATTTCAGAGAGCCTCCACCCACTCCACCTGGGTACACCGCTCGGTCCTTGGCTGAGGTCGAGGAACTCGGTCATAATAACCATAATCTAATCCACAGTCACACTCATGGCCGACGCCCACCTGATTACAACACAGCCTTGCAGAGGTCCCGCCTTATTAAGAGGTCATTGGATTTAGAACCTCCACCACAGCCACGCCCGCCCACCCGTATGCATggatacactcactgtcctacGCCGCGGCGACCACCTTGTGATG AAAATGAGCAGATATCTGCCGTGTGA